One stretch of Sinomonas terrae DNA includes these proteins:
- a CDS encoding NAD-dependent succinate-semialdehyde dehydrogenase, translated as MTTNLSDLRASEKAREAIAKISTGIFIDGKWTEAASGARFDVVNPATEEVIATVADGGPEDAKRAIETAGRVQKEWAKTAPRVRSEILRRAYDLIMERQDELALIMTAEMGKPLAEAKGEVAYAAEFFRWFSEEAVRIGGDLTTTGDGKNRILVSREPVGPCVLVTPWNFPLAMGTRKIGPAIAAGCTMVFKPANLTPLSSLALVDILVEAGLPDGVLNVVCTTKASDVVSPWMSSGIARKVSFTGSTAVGVRLLEQASQHVMRSSMELGGNAPFIVFEDADLDRAVEGAVAAKMRNMGEACTAANRLFVQRSVADEFARKLAARLGALSVGDGAEPGTDVGPLVEEKALRKVQELVDDAVGKGAVVVCGGSRPDRRGYFYSPTVLSDVSPEADLMNEEIFGPVAPVVPFDTEDEVLRLANDTPWGLVGYLFTQDVDRGFRVGEALEVGMVGLNTGIVSNPAAPFGGVKASGLGREGGRVGIEEFLEYKYMAVPRV; from the coding sequence ATGACCACCAACCTCAGCGACCTCCGCGCCTCAGAGAAGGCACGCGAGGCGATCGCCAAGATCAGCACCGGCATCTTCATCGATGGCAAGTGGACCGAAGCCGCCTCCGGCGCGCGCTTCGACGTCGTGAACCCCGCAACGGAAGAGGTCATCGCGACGGTGGCCGACGGCGGCCCGGAGGACGCGAAGCGCGCCATCGAGACCGCGGGCCGCGTCCAGAAGGAGTGGGCCAAGACGGCCCCCCGCGTCCGCAGCGAGATCCTGCGCCGCGCCTATGACCTCATCATGGAGCGCCAGGACGAGCTCGCCCTGATCATGACGGCAGAAATGGGCAAGCCGCTCGCCGAGGCGAAGGGCGAGGTCGCGTACGCGGCCGAGTTCTTCCGCTGGTTCTCGGAGGAGGCCGTCCGCATTGGCGGCGACCTCACGACGACGGGCGACGGCAAGAACCGAATCCTCGTCTCGCGGGAGCCGGTCGGCCCCTGCGTGCTCGTGACTCCGTGGAACTTCCCGCTCGCGATGGGCACGCGGAAGATCGGCCCCGCGATCGCCGCGGGCTGCACGATGGTCTTCAAGCCCGCGAACCTCACCCCGCTCTCCTCGCTGGCCCTCGTCGACATCCTCGTCGAGGCCGGTCTTCCCGACGGCGTCCTGAACGTCGTGTGCACGACCAAGGCGTCGGATGTGGTCTCACCGTGGATGTCGAGCGGCATCGCCCGCAAGGTCAGCTTCACTGGCTCGACGGCGGTTGGCGTGCGCCTGCTCGAGCAGGCCTCGCAGCACGTGATGCGCTCGTCCATGGAGCTCGGGGGCAACGCCCCGTTCATCGTCTTCGAGGACGCCGACCTGGATCGGGCTGTCGAAGGTGCCGTGGCAGCCAAGATGCGCAACATGGGCGAGGCCTGCACGGCCGCCAACCGGCTGTTCGTGCAGCGCTCGGTCGCGGACGAGTTCGCCCGGAAGCTCGCGGCTCGCCTCGGCGCGCTCTCGGTGGGCGACGGCGCGGAGCCGGGAACCGACGTCGGGCCCCTTGTCGAGGAAAAGGCCCTGCGGAAGGTCCAGGAACTCGTCGACGATGCGGTGGGCAAGGGCGCCGTCGTCGTCTGTGGCGGTAGCCGCCCCGACCGTCGCGGCTACTTCTACTCGCCCACGGTGCTCTCCGACGTCTCGCCCGAGGCGGATCTCATGAACGAGGAGATCTTCGGTCCGGTGGCCCCGGTCGTGCCGTTCGACACCGAGGACGAGGTGCTCCGCCTCGCCAACGACACCCCGTGGGGACTCGTGGGCTACCTCTTCACGCAGGACGTCGACCGCGGATTCCGCGTGGGGGAGGCCCTCGAGGTCGGCATGGTCGGGCTCAACACCGGGATTGTCTCCAACCCGGCAGCCCCCTTCGGCGGCGTCAAGGCCTCCGGCCTGGGTCGCGAGGGCGGCCGCGTGGGCATCGAGGAGTTCCTCGAGTACAAGTACATGGCCGTGCCGCGCGTGTAG
- a CDS encoding GntR family transcriptional regulator, giving the protein MAQLLTPVVQETTPALIARQLRRAIGQGELAPGEQLNEAELSRHLGVSRGPLREAMQRLTQEGLLVSIRNRGVFVIEVTDDDVRDMYLARAAVERAAAARVIQLDAKDAGKQLLEVTKRMRKAANDDDADALTETDVEFHALLVALAKSPRLSRMHNTLMVETRMCITALETRYASHYVRADEHHEIAAAIRDGKMEEADRLLVAHMDDAVTRLMQAPEAASEPA; this is encoded by the coding sequence ATGGCCCAGTTGCTCACGCCGGTAGTACAGGAGACGACTCCTGCACTCATTGCCCGCCAGTTGCGCAGGGCGATCGGCCAAGGAGAGCTCGCCCCCGGCGAGCAGCTCAACGAAGCAGAATTGAGCCGCCACCTCGGCGTCAGCCGAGGGCCTCTGCGCGAGGCGATGCAGCGCCTCACCCAGGAGGGTCTCCTCGTCAGCATCCGCAACCGCGGCGTCTTCGTCATTGAAGTGACCGATGACGACGTGCGGGACATGTACCTTGCGCGCGCAGCGGTTGAGCGCGCAGCCGCCGCGCGCGTCATCCAGCTCGATGCAAAGGACGCCGGAAAGCAGCTTCTCGAGGTGACCAAGAGAATGCGCAAGGCGGCGAACGACGACGACGCCGACGCGCTCACTGAGACCGACGTGGAGTTCCACGCGCTTCTCGTAGCCCTCGCGAAGAGCCCGCGCCTTTCGCGCATGCACAACACGCTCATGGTCGAGACTCGCATGTGCATCACCGCACTCGAGACCCGCTACGCCTCGCACTACGTTCGCGCAGACGAGCACCACGAGATCGCTGCCGCCATCAGGGACGGAAAGATGGAGGAAGCAGACCGCCTCCTCGTTGCCCACATGGACGACGCCGTGACTCGCCTCATGCAGGCCCCGGAAGCAGCCTCGGAACCAGCCTGA
- a CDS encoding mandelate racemase/muconate lactonizing enzyme family protein, producing the protein MRITGLRATPVAVPFVEDEIWAFGGRRGMVSILLEMDTDEGMVGLGEAAAYPSADIVLAVFKSIEPLVIGESPFDIERIMKRVNIIGTWHHVKSTSTAIAAVEMACWDIVGKVSGQPLVNLFGGRVRDEVEFFYYLSHKPASEMADDAAKGYAEGFRTFYIKVGSMEPSQDIERVEAIRASTGPDAKIRVDANEAWSAAAAIRIVGEMERFGLELVEQPISGRNLAEMAYLRGRINTPLLANEASWTRYDQLELIKAGAADVVSVDNQMDGGLLNLKRGAGMCEVAGLPVLKHSLGELGVAAYAAVHVMASTPNFIYANQGYGSFLADDIIADASPLPYKNGCLAVPEKPGIGIELDTERVAKYAELYESEAENFSFHESEKIASTPLMPKR; encoded by the coding sequence GTGCGCATTACCGGTCTTCGCGCCACCCCCGTTGCTGTCCCTTTCGTCGAGGACGAGATCTGGGCGTTCGGAGGACGCCGCGGAATGGTCAGCATCCTCTTGGAGATGGACACCGATGAAGGCATGGTTGGACTCGGCGAGGCCGCAGCCTATCCGTCCGCGGACATCGTGCTGGCGGTCTTCAAGTCCATCGAGCCACTCGTCATCGGAGAGAGCCCCTTCGATATCGAGCGAATCATGAAGCGCGTGAACATCATCGGCACGTGGCACCATGTGAAGTCGACCAGCACGGCAATCGCCGCCGTTGAAATGGCTTGCTGGGACATCGTGGGCAAGGTCAGCGGCCAGCCGCTCGTCAATCTCTTCGGCGGCCGCGTCCGTGACGAAGTCGAATTCTTCTACTACCTCAGCCACAAGCCCGCCTCAGAGATGGCCGACGACGCCGCGAAGGGTTACGCCGAGGGCTTCCGGACCTTCTATATCAAGGTCGGTTCGATGGAGCCGAGCCAGGACATCGAGCGCGTTGAGGCGATCCGGGCGTCCACTGGTCCAGACGCGAAGATCCGCGTGGACGCCAACGAGGCGTGGTCCGCCGCAGCGGCGATTCGCATTGTCGGCGAGATGGAGCGCTTCGGCCTCGAGCTCGTGGAGCAGCCCATCTCAGGGCGGAACCTCGCCGAGATGGCCTACCTCCGGGGACGCATCAACACCCCCCTCCTCGCCAATGAGGCTTCTTGGACCCGCTACGACCAGCTCGAGCTCATCAAGGCCGGGGCGGCCGACGTCGTTTCGGTCGACAACCAGATGGACGGCGGCCTCCTGAACCTCAAGCGGGGCGCGGGCATGTGCGAGGTGGCCGGCCTCCCGGTGCTCAAGCACAGCTTGGGTGAGCTCGGGGTTGCGGCCTACGCCGCTGTCCACGTCATGGCTTCCACGCCCAACTTCATCTACGCCAACCAGGGCTACGGCTCGTTCCTCGCGGACGACATCATTGCGGATGCAAGCCCTCTTCCGTACAAGAACGGCTGCCTCGCGGTCCCCGAGAAGCCCGGTATCGGGATCGAGCTCGACACCGAACGCGTCGCGAAGTACGCCGAGCTGTACGAGAGCGAGGCCGAGAACTTCTCGTTCCACGAGTCCGAGAAGATCGCGAGCACGCCCCTCATGCCGAAGCGCTGA
- a CDS encoding M24 family metallopeptidase yields MPPAVAPTPFVDPEAPFFSPAEFELRVKRVREEMQRRGLEALLLVSPENLYYLTGLNHQGYFAFTLLVLPLEGEPLVVARAMEGATISAQIPQCRHVAFADYEDPAEVAANAVASAVRPGSRIGVEETSMCFPLNVWEPLRDRLEGLDLVDGSGIVEAFRQVKSAAEIEHVRHAARASSLAIEAGLATVSPGISEREVAAAVYHRMMLSGSEYPGFAPLIRSKDLLLQEHVTWRPRIIQPQDAVFMELSASVARYHAPLTRMAYVGEAPPGTDRAAEIASAGLEAVREALRPGKVNGEVYDAWQRVIDSGLGHSDYRRHHCGYAIGIGFPPSWVGGASVAGLRAGGTTGIREGMVFHVLSWILDQKPADYVVSDTILVTANGGEILTTTRRDPIVVAS; encoded by the coding sequence ATGCCTCCCGCTGTGGCGCCGACCCCCTTTGTCGACCCTGAGGCTCCCTTCTTCAGCCCGGCGGAATTCGAACTGCGCGTGAAGCGCGTCCGGGAGGAGATGCAGCGCCGGGGCTTGGAAGCGCTCCTGCTCGTCAGCCCCGAGAACCTCTACTACCTCACGGGCCTGAACCATCAGGGGTATTTCGCGTTCACCCTTCTGGTTCTCCCGCTCGAAGGCGAGCCGCTCGTCGTCGCCCGCGCGATGGAAGGTGCGACGATCTCGGCGCAGATCCCGCAATGCCGCCACGTCGCCTTCGCCGACTACGAGGACCCGGCCGAGGTGGCCGCCAACGCCGTCGCCTCGGCCGTGCGCCCAGGGTCGAGGATCGGGGTGGAGGAAACTTCGATGTGCTTCCCCCTCAACGTATGGGAGCCGCTGCGGGACCGGCTCGAAGGCCTCGACCTCGTGGACGGTTCGGGCATCGTCGAAGCGTTCCGCCAGGTCAAGAGCGCAGCCGAGATAGAGCATGTGCGGCATGCCGCTCGTGCATCATCGCTTGCCATCGAGGCAGGCTTGGCCACGGTCTCGCCCGGCATCTCCGAGCGCGAGGTGGCTGCCGCCGTCTACCACCGCATGATGCTTTCGGGCAGCGAGTATCCCGGGTTCGCCCCGTTGATCCGCTCGAAGGACCTCCTTCTCCAAGAGCACGTCACGTGGAGGCCCCGCATCATCCAGCCCCAGGACGCGGTCTTCATGGAACTCTCCGCGTCAGTTGCGCGGTACCACGCCCCACTGACACGGATGGCCTACGTCGGGGAAGCGCCTCCGGGCACGGACCGGGCGGCAGAGATTGCTTCTGCGGGCCTCGAGGCGGTCCGCGAGGCACTGCGCCCCGGCAAGGTGAACGGAGAGGTCTACGACGCGTGGCAGCGGGTCATCGATTCCGGGCTCGGCCACAGCGATTACCGCAGGCACCACTGCGGCTATGCGATCGGCATCGGCTTCCCGCCCAGCTGGGTTGGTGGAGCAAGCGTGGCAGGCCTCAGAGCGGGCGGGACCACCGGGATCCGAGAAGGCATGGTCTTCCACGTCCTGTCCTGGATCCTCGACCAGAAGCCGGCCGACTACGTCGTCTCCGACACCATTCTCGTCACGGCGAACGGCGGCGAGATCCTCACAACGACTCGGCGCGACCCCATCGTGGTGGCCTCCTGA
- a CDS encoding amidase, whose amino-acid sequence MNDLALLTATELLEGYRQGEISPVEATRAALDAIEEGNGDVNAFVSVHADEALAEAAESEKRWADGSPLGPGDGVPTSIKDIFYTRGWPTLRGTELIDEDRPWNEDAPCVARLRETGAVLLGKTTTPEFAWKGVTDSLRHGSTGNPCAPGLTSGGSSGGSATAVGMGMGPWSVGTDGGGSVRIPAAFTGTVAIKPTYGLVPMFPASPFGTLAHAGPMTRTVADSALLLDVITGFDPRDWSALPTPQGSFTEGLHDGVEGLRIAFSPTLGFGRNDPEIEALVRDAAEAFEGLGAHVEEVDPGIEDPVEAFHVLWFAGAAKVLEPYGAAALERIDPGLRRSIEEQGTFSASDFLDATAVRMDLGVRMGLFHQSYDLLLTPTLPIPAFPRGRDVPEGWSSQYWTSWTPYTYPFNMTQQPAMSVPCGFTPSGLPAGLQIIGPRHADRLVLRAAQAYESAASWRSALPAPARAAAR is encoded by the coding sequence ATGAACGATCTGGCCTTGCTGACAGCTACCGAACTGCTCGAGGGATACCGCCAGGGTGAGATCTCGCCCGTCGAGGCGACGAGAGCTGCGCTCGACGCCATCGAGGAGGGGAACGGGGACGTCAATGCCTTCGTCTCGGTCCATGCGGACGAGGCGCTCGCAGAGGCGGCCGAGTCCGAGAAGCGCTGGGCGGACGGCTCACCGCTCGGGCCGGGAGATGGGGTCCCGACCTCCATCAAGGACATCTTCTACACGCGAGGCTGGCCGACCCTTCGGGGAACCGAGCTCATCGACGAGGATCGGCCGTGGAACGAGGACGCGCCGTGCGTAGCGCGTCTGCGCGAGACCGGGGCGGTTCTGCTGGGAAAGACGACGACGCCGGAATTCGCCTGGAAGGGCGTGACCGACTCGCTTCGCCATGGGTCTACGGGCAATCCTTGCGCCCCGGGCCTCACCTCCGGCGGATCGAGCGGCGGCAGTGCCACGGCGGTGGGAATGGGAATGGGCCCTTGGTCCGTGGGCACGGACGGCGGGGGTTCCGTCCGCATCCCTGCCGCCTTCACGGGAACAGTGGCGATCAAGCCCACGTATGGACTTGTTCCGATGTTCCCCGCCAGCCCGTTCGGCACTCTCGCCCATGCCGGCCCGATGACCCGCACCGTGGCTGACAGCGCTCTTCTCCTCGACGTCATCACCGGCTTCGACCCGAGGGACTGGTCCGCCCTCCCGACGCCTCAGGGCTCCTTCACCGAAGGCCTGCACGACGGCGTCGAAGGCCTTCGCATTGCGTTCTCGCCAACGCTTGGGTTCGGACGGAACGACCCGGAGATCGAAGCCCTTGTCCGCGACGCGGCCGAGGCGTTCGAAGGTCTCGGAGCCCACGTGGAGGAAGTGGATCCCGGCATAGAGGACCCCGTCGAGGCCTTCCACGTGCTCTGGTTTGCAGGTGCCGCGAAGGTGCTCGAGCCCTACGGGGCAGCCGCCCTCGAGCGCATAGACCCTGGGCTTCGGCGCAGCATCGAGGAGCAGGGAACGTTCAGCGCCTCAGACTTCCTGGACGCTACTGCCGTCCGCATGGATCTCGGCGTGCGGATGGGCCTCTTCCACCAGTCTTATGACCTTCTCCTGACTCCGACTCTTCCCATCCCGGCATTCCCCCGGGGCCGGGACGTGCCTGAGGGGTGGAGTTCGCAGTACTGGACCAGCTGGACGCCCTACACGTACCCGTTCAACATGACCCAGCAGCCGGCCATGAGCGTTCCGTGCGGCTTCACGCCGTCGGGACTCCCGGCCGGGCTGCAGATCATCGGACCGCGGCACGCTGACCGGCTCGTTCTGCGAGCCGCACAAGCCTACGAGTCGGCGGCGAGTTGGCGAAGCGCCCTTCCCGCGCCTGCCCGGGCAGCGGCCCGCTAG